One part of the Janthinobacterium sp. 17J80-10 genome encodes these proteins:
- the clsB gene encoding cardiolipin synthase ClsB, translating to MRSVKFTADNIVTLLHCGAEFFPALEAAINAATVEIYFETYIFADDDTGRRIEAALHGAAARGVFVNVIVDWLGTGDEQSLRLQRDFAAAGVHFRRYNPWFRRGLSRLHRKLCVVDRHTGFVAGLNINEDLRDDEDPRIILPAPRWDFAVVIYGPLVAEIHREMEAQWISMGRLQMNLRAGMERLKAYRHPVPDITVAPAMAGLVVRDNLRNRRTIERSYLQALGRARQDAWLANPYFAPGRKMRVALAAAAARGVRVTLLLGVGQLPLQDAVARAYYPKLLQNGVRIVEYRRTQLHGKVAVVDDQWATVGSSNYDGFSLVLNQEANVVVRDAAFATALRRQIESGVADGVAVRREDFDKIPWYKRIGYRTAYFFYRNTIRLIVWASES from the coding sequence ATGCGCTCGGTAAAATTTACCGCTGATAACATCGTCACCTTGCTGCATTGTGGCGCCGAATTTTTTCCGGCGCTGGAAGCAGCCATCAATGCGGCAACGGTCGAGATTTACTTCGAAACCTATATCTTCGCCGACGACGATACCGGCAGGCGCATCGAAGCCGCCCTGCATGGCGCCGCCGCGCGCGGCGTCTTCGTCAACGTGATTGTCGACTGGCTTGGCACTGGCGACGAGCAAAGCCTGCGCCTGCAACGCGATTTTGCCGCGGCCGGCGTGCATTTCCGGCGCTATAACCCGTGGTTTCGCCGTGGCCTGTCGCGCCTGCACCGCAAGCTGTGCGTGGTGGACCGTCATACCGGCTTTGTCGCCGGCCTGAATATCAACGAGGACCTGCGCGACGATGAAGACCCGCGCATCATCCTGCCGGCGCCGCGCTGGGATTTTGCGGTGGTCATTTACGGCCCGCTGGTAGCCGAAATCCACCGCGAGATGGAAGCCCAGTGGATCAGCATGGGCCGCCTGCAAATGAATCTGCGCGCAGGCATGGAGCGGCTCAAGGCCTACCGTCATCCGGTGCCGGACATCACCGTGGCGCCAGCCATGGCGGGGCTGGTGGTACGCGACAACCTGCGCAACCGCCGTACCATCGAACGCAGCTACCTGCAGGCGCTGGGCCGCGCTCGCCAGGATGCCTGGCTGGCCAATCCGTATTTTGCCCCGGGGCGCAAGATGCGCGTGGCACTTGCCGCGGCGGCCGCGCGCGGGGTGCGCGTGACGCTCTTGCTGGGCGTGGGCCAGCTTCCGCTGCAGGATGCCGTGGCGCGCGCCTACTATCCCAAGCTGCTGCAAAACGGCGTGCGCATCGTCGAATACCGCCGCACCCAGCTGCATGGCAAGGTGGCCGTGGTAGATGACCAGTGGGCCACGGTAGGCTCGAGCAATTACGACGGCTTCAGCCTGGTTCTCAACCAGGAAGCCAACGTGGTGGTACGCGACGCCGCCTTTGCCACGGCACTGCGCAGGCAGATCGAGAGCGGCGTCGCCGACGGCGTGGCGGTGCGCCGGGAAGACTTCGACAAGATCCCCTGGTACAAGCGGATCGGCTACCGCACCGCCTATTTTTTTTACAGGAATACCATCAGGCTCATCGTGTGGGCCAGCGAGTCCTGA
- a CDS encoding 3-hydroxyacyl-CoA dehydrogenase NAD-binding domain-containing protein, whose translation MSNFIVKKVAVLGAGVMGAQIAAHCINARVPVILFDLPAKEGPKNGIVQKAIENLKKLSPAPLGNKDDAALIQAANYEENLDLLQECDLIIEAIAERMDWKHDLYKKVAPHIGANTIFASNTSGLSINALSEGFDAALKARFCGVHFFNPPRYMHLVELIPTATTAPHILDQLEGFLTTTLGKGVVRALDTPNFIANRVGVFGMLATMIEAEKFGLSCDVVDDLTGARLGRAKSGTFRTADVVGLDTLGHVIRTMQDALKDDPFYAAYATPPVVAKLIESGALGQKTGAGFYKKVGKDILRLDPAKGDYVAGGGKADELIGRILKEKDPVKKMKALRESSNPQGQFLWAIFRDAFHYIAVHLESIADNARDIDFAMRWGFGWSVGPFETWQASGWQQVATWVKEDIDAGRALSAAPLPAWVFDGREGVHAPQGSYAPKKNAYVPRSELPVYQRQAFRAQLVGDNAPKGATGGTTVFEDDAVRIWHQGDDVLILSFKTKMHLISLEVVEGMKRAVAEAEQNYKGLVIWHADAAEGGPFSAGADLQAMLPLFMSGGVKAIEPEIARLQNAHMMLKYANVPVVAAVAGLALGGGCELLLHTAKRVAALESYIGLVEVGVGLLPGGGGLKEIAQRAAKQAKGTDILQFLKDTYMHAATAAVSKSAHEARQLGYLTENDVIVFNPYELLHVAKVEARAMYDAGYRPPLRAPFPVTGRYGMATIAAQLVNMRDGGFISAHDYKIGSLIAEVVAGGDIEAGSLVSEQWLLDLERKYFMELLNHPKTQERIMGMLQTGKPVRN comes from the coding sequence ATGTCCAATTTCATCGTCAAGAAAGTCGCCGTGCTGGGCGCCGGCGTGATGGGCGCGCAAATCGCCGCCCATTGCATCAATGCCCGCGTGCCTGTCATCCTGTTCGACCTGCCGGCCAAGGAAGGACCGAAGAACGGCATCGTCCAGAAAGCCATCGAGAACCTCAAGAAGCTGAGCCCGGCGCCGCTGGGCAACAAGGACGATGCCGCCCTGATCCAGGCCGCCAACTATGAGGAAAACCTCGACCTGCTGCAGGAATGCGACCTGATCATCGAGGCGATTGCAGAGCGCATGGACTGGAAGCACGACCTGTACAAGAAAGTCGCGCCGCATATCGGCGCCAATACCATCTTTGCTTCCAATACCTCCGGCCTGTCGATCAATGCGCTGTCGGAAGGATTCGACGCCGCCTTGAAGGCGCGCTTCTGCGGCGTGCATTTCTTTAACCCGCCGCGCTACATGCACCTGGTCGAGCTGATCCCGACGGCGACCACTGCGCCGCACATCCTCGACCAGCTCGAAGGCTTCCTCACCACCACGCTGGGCAAGGGCGTGGTGCGCGCGCTCGACACGCCCAACTTCATCGCCAACCGCGTCGGCGTCTTCGGCATGCTGGCAACCATGATCGAGGCGGAAAAATTCGGCCTCTCGTGCGACGTGGTCGATGACCTGACCGGTGCCCGGCTGGGCCGCGCCAAGTCCGGCACCTTCCGCACCGCCGACGTGGTCGGGCTGGATACCCTGGGCCACGTGATCCGCACCATGCAGGATGCGCTCAAGGACGACCCCTTCTATGCTGCCTACGCAACGCCGCCGGTGGTGGCCAAGCTGATCGAGTCCGGCGCGCTGGGCCAGAAGACCGGCGCCGGCTTTTACAAGAAAGTGGGCAAGGATATCCTGCGCCTGGATCCGGCTAAGGGCGACTATGTTGCCGGCGGCGGCAAGGCCGACGAGCTGATCGGCCGCATCCTGAAAGAAAAGGACCCGGTCAAGAAAATGAAGGCGCTGCGCGAATCGAGCAACCCGCAGGGCCAGTTCCTGTGGGCGATCTTCCGCGACGCGTTCCACTACATCGCCGTGCACCTGGAATCTATTGCCGACAATGCGCGCGATATTGATTTCGCCATGCGCTGGGGCTTCGGCTGGAGCGTCGGCCCCTTCGAGACATGGCAGGCGTCCGGCTGGCAGCAGGTTGCCACCTGGGTCAAGGAAGATATCGATGCCGGCCGTGCGTTGAGCGCGGCGCCGCTGCCGGCCTGGGTCTTCGACGGCCGCGAAGGCGTGCATGCGCCGCAGGGGTCGTACGCGCCGAAAAAGAATGCCTACGTGCCGCGCTCCGAGCTGCCGGTCTATCAGCGCCAGGCGTTTCGCGCGCAACTGGTGGGCGACAATGCGCCCAAGGGCGCCACCGGCGGCACCACCGTGTTCGAGGATGATGCGGTACGCATCTGGCACCAGGGCGACGACGTGCTGATCCTGTCCTTCAAGACCAAGATGCATCTCATCAGCCTGGAAGTGGTCGAAGGCATGAAGCGCGCCGTCGCCGAGGCCGAGCAGAATTACAAGGGCCTGGTGATCTGGCATGCCGACGCCGCCGAAGGCGGGCCGTTCTCCGCCGGCGCCGACCTGCAAGCCATGCTGCCGCTGTTCATGTCGGGCGGCGTGAAAGCCATCGAGCCGGAAATTGCGCGCCTGCAGAATGCCCACATGATGCTGAAATACGCCAATGTGCCAGTGGTGGCGGCAGTTGCCGGGCTGGCGCTGGGCGGCGGCTGCGAACTGCTCCTGCACACAGCCAAACGCGTGGCGGCGCTGGAATCCTACATCGGCCTGGTGGAAGTGGGCGTGGGCCTCTTGCCGGGTGGCGGCGGCCTGAAGGAAATTGCCCAGCGCGCTGCAAAGCAGGCCAAGGGTACCGATATCCTGCAGTTCCTGAAGGATACCTACATGCACGCGGCAACCGCGGCGGTCTCCAAGTCGGCGCACGAAGCGCGCCAGCTCGGCTACCTCACGGAAAACGACGTCATTGTCTTCAATCCGTATGAATTGCTGCATGTGGCCAAGGTGGAGGCGCGCGCCATGTACGACGCCGGTTACCGCCCGCCGCTGCGCGCGCCATTCCCCGTCACCGGCCGTTACGGCATGGCCACCATCGCCGCGCAACTGGTCAACATGCGCGACGGCGGCTTCATTTCGGCGCACGACTACAAGATCGGCTCGCTGATCGCGGAAGTGGTTGCCGGCGGCGATATCGAGGCGGGCAGCCTGGTCAGCGAACAATGGCTGCTGG
- a CDS encoding acyl-CoA dehydrogenase C-terminal domain-containing protein — protein sequence MGHYAAPLRDMQFVLHELLHVEEELKQLPKHADLDADTINQVLEEGGKFAANVLFPLNHSGDREGCRLDKDTHAVTTPKGFKEAYRQYVDGGWPSLSCDAEHGGQGLPLVVNNSFYEMVNSANQAWTMYPGLSHGAYECLHAHGTPQQKALYLPKLVSGEWTGTMCLTEAHCGTDLGLLRTKAEPQADGSYSITGGKIFISAGEHDMAANILHLVLARLPDAPAGTKGISLFLVPKFLPNADGSLGARNGITCGAIEEKMGIHGNATCQMNLDGATGWIIGEPNRGLQAMFVMMNAARLGVGMQSLGLTEVAYQNAVTYAKDRLQMRSLSGPKAPDKPADPIIVHPDVRRMLLTARAWAEGGRAFSSYVALMIDRELNHPDEEVRKEAADQVALLTPIVKAFLTDNGFAAASEAQQVYGGHGYIAEWGMEQYVRDARINMIYEGTNTIQSLDLLGRKVLMDNGAKLRKFGAQIQAFVEEHGTDEAMSEFITPLADIGDKVTKLSMEIGMKAFQNQDEVGAAAVPYLRVVGHLVFAYFFARMAKIALDKQDSGDNFYKAKLATARFYYARLLPETAMLIRQARSGAASLMALDADLF from the coding sequence ATGGGACACTACGCCGCCCCCTTGCGTGACATGCAATTCGTTCTGCATGAATTGCTGCATGTCGAAGAGGAATTGAAGCAGTTGCCGAAACACGCTGACCTCGACGCCGACACCATCAACCAGGTGCTGGAAGAGGGCGGCAAGTTTGCCGCCAATGTGTTGTTCCCGCTGAATCACAGCGGCGACCGCGAAGGCTGCCGCCTCGACAAGGACACCCATGCGGTAACGACTCCCAAGGGCTTCAAGGAAGCCTACCGCCAGTATGTGGACGGCGGCTGGCCGTCACTATCGTGCGATGCGGAGCATGGCGGCCAGGGCTTGCCGCTGGTGGTCAACAACTCATTCTATGAAATGGTCAATTCCGCCAACCAGGCCTGGACCATGTACCCGGGTCTTTCCCATGGCGCCTACGAATGCCTGCACGCGCATGGCACGCCGCAGCAGAAAGCGCTGTACCTGCCGAAGCTGGTGTCGGGCGAATGGACCGGCACGATGTGCCTGACCGAAGCCCATTGCGGCACCGACCTCGGACTCTTGCGCACCAAGGCCGAGCCGCAGGCCGACGGTTCGTACAGCATCACCGGCGGCAAGATCTTCATTTCCGCCGGCGAGCATGACATGGCGGCCAACATCCTTCACCTGGTGCTGGCGCGCCTGCCGGATGCGCCTGCCGGCACCAAGGGCATTTCGCTTTTCCTCGTGCCCAAGTTCCTGCCCAATGCCGACGGCTCGCTGGGAGCGCGCAATGGCATCACCTGCGGCGCGATCGAGGAAAAGATGGGCATCCACGGCAACGCCACCTGCCAGATGAACCTCGACGGCGCCACCGGCTGGATCATCGGCGAGCCGAACCGCGGCTTGCAGGCAATGTTCGTGATGATGAATGCGGCGCGCCTGGGCGTGGGCATGCAATCGCTCGGCCTGACCGAAGTGGCCTACCAGAATGCCGTCACCTATGCCAAGGACCGCCTGCAAATGCGCAGCCTGTCCGGGCCGAAGGCGCCGGACAAGCCGGCCGACCCGATCATCGTGCACCCGGACGTGCGGCGCATGCTGCTGACAGCGCGCGCCTGGGCCGAAGGCGGCCGCGCCTTCAGCTCGTATGTTGCGCTGATGATCGACCGCGAGCTCAATCACCCTGACGAAGAAGTGAGGAAGGAAGCCGCCGATCAGGTGGCGCTGCTGACGCCGATCGTCAAGGCTTTTCTCACCGATAACGGTTTTGCCGCCGCCTCCGAAGCCCAGCAAGTCTATGGCGGCCACGGCTATATCGCCGAGTGGGGCATGGAACAGTATGTGCGCGACGCCCGCATCAACATGATTTACGAAGGCACGAACACGATCCAGTCGCTGGATTTGTTGGGCCGCAAGGTGCTCATGGATAACGGTGCCAAGCTGCGCAAGTTCGGCGCGCAAATCCAGGCATTCGTGGAAGAGCACGGCACCGACGAAGCCATGAGCGAGTTCATCACGCCGCTGGCCGATATCGGCGACAAGGTGACCAAGCTTTCCATGGAAATCGGCATGAAGGCATTCCAGAACCAGGACGAGGTGGGCGCCGCCGCCGTGCCTTACCTGCGCGTAGTCGGCCACCTAGTGTTTGCCTACTTTTTCGCGCGCATGGCGAAGATCGCGCTGGACAAGCAGGATAGCGGCGACAACTTCTACAAGGCCAAGCTGGCGACCGCGCGTTTTTACTACGCCAGGCTGTTGCCGGAAACCGCCATGCTGATCCGCCAGGCCCGTTCGGGTGCTGCCAGCCTGATGGCGCTTGACGCCGATTTGTTTTAA
- a CDS encoding S4 domain-containing protein — protein sequence MNTGSAAVRIDKWLWAARFFKTRSLATDAVDGGKVRLNGERIKPARSVKPGDTLAIDNGATEWEVVVRGLSETRGPAAVAQTLYEETAESIAKRQQSAETRRLFQEPGAAIRGRPTKRDRRKLDDSSW from the coding sequence ATGAATACCGGCAGCGCCGCAGTGCGCATCGACAAATGGCTGTGGGCAGCCCGTTTTTTCAAGACCCGTTCGCTGGCCACCGATGCCGTCGACGGCGGTAAGGTGCGCCTGAATGGCGAGCGCATCAAGCCGGCCAGAAGCGTCAAGCCCGGCGATACCCTGGCCATCGACAATGGCGCAACCGAATGGGAAGTGGTGGTGCGGGGGCTATCGGAAACGCGCGGGCCGGCTGCCGTCGCCCAGACCCTGTACGAGGAAACCGCCGAGAGTATTGCCAAGCGTCAGCAGAGCGCTGAAACGCGCCGCTTATTCCAGGAGCCGGGCGCAGCGATTCGCGGCAGGCCGACCAAGCGCGACCGCCGCAAGCTTGACGATTCATCCTGGTGA
- a CDS encoding TetR/AcrR family transcriptional regulator: MATRQLRKGEQTHAAILDAALDMASRQGLEGLTIGLLADKMSMSKSGVFAHFGSREDLQIAVVKRYHDQFEQEIFFPAMKQPRGLPRLRALFTGWVRRVTLEITSGCIYISGAVEYDDRPGAIREELVAMVRTWQGSLRRAVQQAIDEGHLRADIDPDQMVFEMYGLVLALHHDARFIQRPGSEKRAQAGFDTMIESYQKKDAR, translated from the coding sequence ATGGCAACAAGACAATTGCGCAAAGGCGAACAAACCCACGCGGCCATCCTGGACGCCGCCCTGGACATGGCCAGCAGACAAGGCCTGGAAGGCTTGACGATAGGTTTGCTGGCTGACAAGATGAGCATGAGCAAGTCGGGCGTATTCGCCCATTTCGGCTCCCGTGAAGATTTGCAGATCGCCGTGGTCAAGCGCTACCACGACCAGTTTGAGCAAGAAATATTTTTCCCCGCCATGAAGCAGCCGCGCGGCTTGCCGCGCCTGCGCGCCCTCTTTACCGGCTGGGTCAGGCGCGTTACGCTGGAGATTACGTCCGGCTGCATTTACATCAGCGGCGCCGTCGAATACGACGACCGCCCCGGCGCGATCCGGGAAGAACTGGTGGCGATGGTACGCACCTGGCAGGGCAGCTTGCGCCGGGCAGTGCAGCAGGCAATCGATGAAGGCCATTTGCGCGCCGACATCGACCCCGACCAGATGGTATTTGAAATGTATGGCCTGGTGCTGGCGCTGCACCACGATGCCCGCTTCATCCAGCGCCCCGGCAGCGAAAAGCGTGCGCAGGCAGGCTTTGACACAATGATCGAGAGTTACCAGAAAAAAGACGCCAGATAA